The following proteins are co-located in the Scomber scombrus chromosome 2, fScoSco1.1, whole genome shotgun sequence genome:
- the LOC133986071 gene encoding intelectin-like: protein MLYHILLLLVVLVSVEHESFAAPVNEELTNSNTIRDVKITQNLTRTTFEHLEKLRNRSSYVARSCKEIKDRYNEHEDGLYYLTTANGMVYQTFCDMTTAGGGWTLVASVHENSVYGKCTVGDRWSSQQGNNANIPDGDGNWSNRNTFGTAESATSDDFKNPGYYDIVAEDMSVWHVPNTFALEHWNLAAILRYHTNNRFLRLYGGNLFKLFKQYPVRYNVGSCSNRGPAIPIVYDHGDRESTTKLYGPNPRREFEAGFITFRAINNERAAMAICSGVKPTGCNSETYCIGGGGYFPEYPPHQCGDFPAFDWDRLGQSQGWSASKEMTEAAVLLFYR from the exons atgtTATATCATATTCTTTTGCTGTTGGTGGTTTTGGTGTCAGTGGAGCATGAGTCCTTTGCAGCACCAG TAAATGAGGAGCTCACCAACTCAAACACCATCAGAGATGTCAAGATAACCCAGAACCTCACCAGGACCACCTTTGAACATTTGGAGAAACTGAGGAATAGATCCAGTTATGTTGCAAGGAGCTGTAAAGAGATCAAGGACAGATATAATGAACATGAAG ATGGGTTATACTACCTGACCACTGCTAATGGCATGGTCTATCAGACTTTCTGTGATATGACCACTGCGGGAGGTGGCTGGACTCTGGTGGCAAGTGTTCATGAGAACAGCGTTTATGGAAAATGCACAGTGGGCGATCGCTGGTCCAGCCAGCAGGGTAACAATGCTAACATACCAGATGGGGACGGGAACTGGTCCAATAGAAACACCTTTGGAACAGCAGAGAGCGCCACTTCAGATGATTTTAAG AATCCAGGTTACTATGATATAGTAGCAGAAGACATGTCTGTGTGGCACGTTCCCAACACCTTCGCACTGGAGCACTGGAACCTGGCAGCCATCCTCCGCTATCACACTAACAACCGCTTCCTCCGTCTGTACGGGGGGAACCTCTTTAAGCTCTTCAAG CAATATCCAGTGAGATACAACGTTGGCTCGTGCAGTAACAGAGGGCCAGCTATTCCCATCGTGTATGATCATGGAGACAGAGAGTCCACCACAAAATTATACGGACCCAATCCAAGAA GGGAGTTTGAAGCAGGTTTCATCACCTTCAGAGCAATAAACAATGAACGTGCAGCCATGGCTATCTGCTCCGGAGTTAAACCAACTGGATGCAACTCTGAAACT TACTGTATAGGAGGAGGTGGATACTTCCCTGAATACCCCCCTCATCAGTGTGGGGACTTCCCTGCATTTGACTGGGACAGACTGGGACAGTCACAAGGTTGGAGCGCTTCCAAAGAGATGACTGAGGCGGCTGTTTTACTCTTCTACCGCTGA
- the LOC133986060 gene encoding intelectin-like, whose translation MNRNMCSGLLPNRTMERVEDIKSSRQSVEDMLYHILLLLVVLVSVEHESFAAPVNEELEKLRNRYGYVARSCKEMKDRYHEHEDGLYFLTTANGMVYQTFCDMTTAGGGWTLVASVHENSVYGKCTVGDRWSSQQGNNANIPDGDGNWSNRNTFGTAESATSDDFKNPGYYDIVAEDMSVWHVPNTFPLEHWNLAAILRYHTNNRFLRLYGGNLFKLFKRYPVRYNVGSCSNRGPAIPIVYDHGDRESTRNLYGANSRREFEPGFITFRAINNERAAMAICSGVKPTGCHTEHYCIGGGGYFAEGNPRQCGDFPSFDWDGVGQSQGWSASKEMTEAAVLLFYR comes from the exons atgaacaggaacaTGTGCTCAGGCCTGCTGCCAAACAGAACAATGGAAAGGGTGGAAGATATCAAGAGTAGCAGGCAATCAGTTGAGG acatgtTATATCATATTCTTTTGCTGTTGGTGGTTTTGGTGTCAGTGGAGCATGAGTCCTTTGCAGCACCAG TAAATGAGGAGTTGGAGAAACTGAGGAATAGATACGGTTATGTTGCAAGGAGCTGTAAAGAGATGAAGGACAGATATCATGAACATGAAG ATGGGTTGTACTTCCTGACCACTGCTAATGGCATGGTCTATCAGACTTTCTGTGATATGACCACTGCGGGAGGTGGCTGGACTCTAGTGGCAAGTGTCCATGAGAACAGCGTTTATGGAAAATGCACGGTGGGCGACCGCTGGTCCAGCCAGCAGGGTAACAATGCTAACATACCAGATGGGGACGGGAACTGGTCCAATAGAAACACCTTTGGAACAGCAGAGAGCGCCACTTCAGATGATTTTAAG AATCCAGGTTACTATGATATAGTAGCAGAAGACATGTCTGTGTGGCACGTTCCCAACACCTTCCCACTGGAGCACTGGAACCTGGCAGCCATCCTCCGCTATCACACTAACAACCGCTTCCTCCGTCTGTACGGGGGGAACCTCTTTAAGCTCTTCAAG CGATATCCAGTGAGATACAACGTTGGCTCGTGCAGCAACAGAGGGCCAGCTATTCCCATTGTGTATGATCATGGAGACAGAGAGTCCACCAGAAACCTATATGGAGCAAATTCAAGAA GGGAGTTTGAACCAGGTTTCATCACCTTCAGAGCAATAAATAATGAACGTGCAGCCATGGCTATCTGCTCCGGAGTTAAACCAACTGGATGCCACACTGAACAT TACTGCATAGGAGGAGGTGGATACTTCGCTGAAGGAAACCCTAGACAGTGTGGAGACTTCCCATCATTTGACTGGGACGGAGTGGGACAGTCACAAGGTTGGAGTGCTTCCAAAGAGATGACTGAAGCGGCTGTTTTACTGTTCTACCGCTGA